From the genome of Scytonema hofmannii PCC 7110, one region includes:
- a CDS encoding tetratricopeptide repeat protein: protein MLTDSQELEITTDSLEAVNAINGFFEQLLSVGNDSQVILKAVEADPTCAIANAHVAAFYLFSGTSDTIARATDFLHAAKAQLSSANEREQLYIAAIEAWTKRDLKSAIAYHEAIAEAFPRDLISVHTCQYHYRNSGNSEGMLRIAEKVFQANRDSPYMYGMLAFGLEECHHLSAAEEAGRRATEMKRDNRWAHHAVAHVLETQGRLSDGIAWMGSVSDTWENSNPAFYSHLWWHTALYHLDAEDIPKVLSIYDTHIWGRARKDNGREQINAISLLLRLELRGVDVGSRFSDVAAYLQPRLHEHILGFLDLHYLYALVRGGKDDWAAQMLESMQVYTHKALPYIQLIWLEVVLPAARGMIAHARGDLQTVIAELGSVLPRLQEAGGSHAQRDLFEQVYLDALIRTSKYQEALNILEKRNAKRSYSNRQGGLSIN, encoded by the coding sequence ATGTTAACAGATTCTCAAGAACTAGAAATTACCACTGACTCATTAGAGGCGGTAAATGCTATCAATGGCTTTTTTGAGCAATTGCTCAGTGTTGGAAACGATTCCCAAGTTATCCTGAAGGCAGTTGAGGCAGATCCAACTTGTGCGATCGCCAATGCCCATGTAGCAGCCTTTTACCTGTTTTCTGGTACTAGTGATACTATTGCCCGTGCTACTGACTTTCTTCACGCTGCCAAAGCCCAGTTATCCAGCGCCAACGAACGAGAACAACTTTATATAGCTGCCATTGAAGCTTGGACAAAGCGCGATCTTAAGAGTGCAATCGCCTATCACGAAGCGATCGCTGAAGCATTTCCCCGCGATTTAATCTCAGTTCATACCTGCCAATACCACTACAGAAATTCTGGTAACAGTGAGGGAATGCTACGGATTGCAGAAAAAGTTTTCCAAGCTAACCGCGATAGTCCATATATGTACGGTATGCTGGCTTTTGGGTTAGAAGAATGTCATCATCTCTCAGCAGCAGAAGAAGCAGGGCGACGGGCAACCGAAATGAAACGCGATAACCGTTGGGCGCACCATGCGGTAGCTCACGTCTTGGAAACCCAAGGGCGGTTATCAGACGGAATTGCTTGGATGGGGAGTGTCTCTGACACCTGGGAAAATAGCAACCCAGCTTTTTACAGCCATCTTTGGTGGCACACCGCTCTTTACCACCTTGATGCTGAGGATATCCCCAAGGTATTGTCCATTTATGATACTCATATTTGGGGACGTGCAAGGAAAGACAACGGACGCGAACAGATTAACGCTATCTCACTACTACTACGTTTGGAATTGAGAGGTGTGGATGTAGGTTCGCGCTTTTCAGACGTTGCCGCTTACCTCCAACCAAGATTACACGAACATATCCTTGGTTTTCTGGATTTGCATTATCTCTATGCATTAGTACGTGGTGGTAAAGATGATTGGGCAGCTCAGATGTTAGAGAGTATGCAAGTATACACCCATAAAGCACTTCCCTATATTCAACTCATTTGGTTAGAAGTGGTTTTACCTGCTGCCCGTGGGATGATTGCTCATGCTCGAGGTGACTTACAGACAGTTATTGCTGAACTGGGATCGGTGCTACCAAGGTTGCAGGAAGCAGGCGGTAGCCATGCTCAAAGGGATTTATTTGAGCAAGTCTATCTTGATGCCCTGATTCGGACAAGCAAGTATCAAGAAGCACTAAATATTTTGGAAAAGCGCAATGCAAAGCGGAGTTATAGCAACCGCCAAGGCGGTTTGAGCATAAACTAG
- a CDS encoding acyl-CoA dehydrogenase family protein: MIKSLEKLADTTIQFSAPVRANSPELQQLFDFIALGASDRDRDRILPFDVVELIRRSRLGALRIPVAEGGGGSTARELFEVVIKLGDADPNVAHIVRNHFSITERILRSDRTQRNRRWLKAVADGAIIGLAFTELEVKRAGGGQVVNTKLTPDGNGYRLNGRKYYSTGSLYADLIFVRVLVPDGDTAFILIPTKQEGIDLVDDWDGFGQRLTGTGTTTFTNVRVEADEVIFETDTDKDYLPYNIIPQLFLTAINAGIIRNILRDATDLVRTRPRTFYHAVSEQATEDPIIQQTVGQIAANAFAAEAIVLAAADGLDRLPAAKALGEEAETAEALATSLSAAKAKLIVDDLALRSATLLFEVGGASTTKKSANLDRHWRNARTLSSHNPNHFKARAIGDYEINGTPLPQRGFF, translated from the coding sequence ATGATTAAAAGTCTAGAGAAACTTGCAGATACCACAATTCAGTTTTCGGCTCCTGTGAGAGCAAATTCACCGGAACTCCAACAGCTTTTTGATTTTATTGCTTTGGGGGCAAGCGATCGCGATCGCGATCGTATCCTGCCTTTTGATGTGGTTGAATTAATCCGACGTTCTCGGTTAGGTGCATTGCGAATCCCCGTAGCTGAAGGTGGTGGTGGTAGCACCGCACGGGAACTATTTGAGGTAGTGATTAAACTGGGGGATGCCGATCCAAATGTCGCTCACATTGTGCGGAATCATTTCTCCATAACAGAGCGGATTTTGCGTTCCGATCGCACTCAAAGGAATCGCCGATGGCTCAAGGCTGTTGCTGATGGTGCAATTATTGGACTCGCTTTCACCGAGCTAGAAGTCAAGCGGGCTGGTGGCGGTCAAGTCGTGAATACAAAATTAACACCCGATGGTAACGGCTATCGTTTGAATGGGAGGAAATATTACAGCACTGGTAGCCTTTATGCGGACTTAATTTTCGTGCGTGTGCTAGTACCCGATGGCGATACAGCTTTTATACTCATTCCTACCAAACAAGAAGGGATTGACCTTGTGGATGACTGGGATGGCTTCGGACAAAGACTTACAGGCACGGGAACGACTACATTCACTAATGTCCGTGTAGAGGCAGATGAAGTCATTTTTGAGACAGACACAGACAAAGACTACCTGCCATACAACATCATTCCGCAATTATTCCTAACAGCAATTAACGCTGGCATTATTCGCAACATTCTGCGTGATGCAACAGATCTTGTCCGTACTAGACCCCGAACTTTCTACCATGCCGTAAGCGAGCAAGCAACAGAAGATCCAATTATACAGCAGACTGTTGGACAGATTGCCGCCAATGCCTTTGCCGCCGAGGCAATTGTTTTAGCAGCAGCTGATGGTCTAGATCGCCTTCCTGCTGCCAAAGCCTTGGGAGAGGAGGCAGAAACAGCAGAGGCATTGGCAACTTCTCTCAGTGCAGCCAAGGCTAAATTGATTGTTGATGATTTGGCATTACGTTCGGCTACCTTGTTGTTTGAAGTTGGTGGGGCTTCCACAACCAAGAAAAGCGCCAACTTGGATCGTCACTGGCGCAACGCCCGCACCTTGTCCTCACATAATCCAAATCACTTTAAGGCTCGTGCGATCGGCGACTACGAAATTAACGGCACACCATTGCCGCAACGAGGATTCTTCTAA
- a CDS encoding MetQ/NlpA family ABC transporter substrate-binding protein: MNIINVNRRFFLIAITSFAASTVFSSCSSPQNSSAANTTANPSATPAANTTTTVAKDKIKVGVTPVPSGEILEFVKKNLAPDAGLDIEIITFNDFVQNNTALKDGVIDANYFQHIPFMKDYGKKHNFEMYAFTPQIHLNPVGIFSKKYKSLKDVPNKALVTIPDDVSNAHRALKVLEESGFIKLKPNVRPASPKDIIENPKNIQIKEIPAASSYSQRNSANYLVLHRCVG; the protein is encoded by the coding sequence ATGAATATCATCAATGTTAACCGTCGATTCTTTTTAATAGCCATTACATCCTTTGCGGCTTCTACAGTATTTTCTAGCTGTAGTTCACCTCAAAATAGTTCTGCTGCTAATACAACTGCAAATCCATCAGCAACCCCAGCTGCTAATACAACTACAACTGTAGCCAAAGACAAAATCAAAGTTGGTGTCACACCAGTTCCATCTGGAGAAATTTTAGAGTTTGTCAAAAAGAATTTAGCACCTGACGCTGGGCTAGATATCGAAATTATTACTTTCAATGACTTTGTGCAGAATAATACTGCTTTGAAAGATGGGGTAATTGATGCTAACTATTTTCAACACATCCCTTTTATGAAAGACTATGGCAAAAAACATAATTTTGAGATGTATGCTTTTACTCCCCAAATTCATTTAAATCCAGTGGGCATTTTTTCTAAAAAATATAAGTCTCTTAAAGATGTACCTAATAAAGCTCTAGTCACAATCCCTGATGATGTTAGCAATGCCCATCGCGCTTTAAAAGTGTTGGAAGAATCAGGGTTTATCAAACTCAAGCCAAATGTCCGTCCGGCGAGTCCTAAAGATATTATTGAAAATCCCAAAAACATTCAAATTAAAGAGATACCAGCGGCATCATCGTACAGTCAAAGGAATTCAGCTAATTACCTTGTATTACACCGATGTGTCGGGTAA
- a CDS encoding MFS transporter, with protein MSQLQAQPLTLSNPQKVWVLVGVGLGVFMSTLDVGIINVALPSLVQTFHTDFPTTQWAVLSYQLVSSGLVLGATRLGDMWGKKYLYLGGLIIFTLSSLLCGMAPGIGWLIGFRALQGLGGVFISGLGLAIVTEIFPSSERGRAVGIIGSVVSLGIALGPSAGGLLLDWFGWRTIFLINIPLGIVTSFLIARVVPPSGRIAGNQKFDYFGAMLAVLTLGNFGIGMTFGQSQGFSSVNALVLLSVAVLSFLSFLVVESILEQPLLELNLFRNLHLSMGLLTGWLTFTVIGGALLITPFFLERVKEYPTAKVGLLLAVSPVLSGLIAPLAGLLSDRFGSRLISSVGLALMIGGCLGISTFDAQLTELGYVQRYFIYGIGLGLFQSPNNSAVMGAASRERLGIASGLLSLSRTSGNTVGVSLIGAVFGGLIASVAAGADVSVAPPVAIVTGFQGTFRFAALILCIAAIASVLRFEKRKL; from the coding sequence TTGTCACAATTGCAAGCACAACCTCTGACTTTGTCAAACCCTCAAAAAGTTTGGGTGTTAGTTGGTGTCGGACTTGGGGTGTTCATGTCAACTCTTGATGTGGGCATCATCAATGTCGCTCTGCCTTCATTAGTTCAAACCTTTCACACTGACTTTCCTACAACCCAGTGGGCTGTCTTGAGTTACCAGTTAGTTAGTTCTGGTTTAGTCTTGGGGGCGACTCGATTAGGAGATATGTGGGGTAAAAAGTATCTTTACCTGGGGGGACTCATTATCTTTACCTTGAGTTCTTTGTTATGTGGTATGGCACCTGGGATTGGATGGTTGATCGGCTTTCGAGCATTACAAGGGTTAGGTGGTGTCTTCATTTCAGGGCTAGGTTTGGCGATCGTCACAGAAATCTTTCCTTCTTCAGAAAGAGGTCGGGCTGTTGGTATCATCGGTAGTGTAGTATCATTAGGAATTGCTCTAGGTCCTTCTGCTGGAGGATTGTTACTAGATTGGTTCGGCTGGCGGACTATATTCTTAATCAATATACCTTTAGGGATTGTCACTAGTTTTCTCATAGCCCGAGTAGTCCCACCTTCTGGACGCATCGCAGGTAACCAAAAATTTGACTATTTTGGAGCTATGTTGGCTGTGTTGACTTTGGGCAATTTTGGGATAGGCATGACCTTTGGGCAAAGTCAAGGTTTCAGCAGCGTTAACGCACTGGTGTTACTGTCGGTTGCCGTTCTAAGTTTTCTGAGTTTTTTAGTAGTTGAGTCTATTTTAGAACAGCCATTGTTAGAACTGAACTTGTTTCGTAATCTCCATTTGAGTATGGGTTTACTCACTGGTTGGTTAACATTCACTGTCATTGGTGGAGCACTACTCATTACTCCATTCTTTTTAGAGCGGGTTAAGGAATATCCAACAGCAAAAGTCGGACTATTACTAGCGGTGTCGCCTGTACTGAGTGGGTTAATTGCCCCACTGGCTGGTTTACTTTCAGATCGGTTTGGCTCTCGGTTAATTAGCTCGGTTGGGTTAGCGTTGATGATTGGTGGCTGTCTGGGGATCAGCACCTTTGATGCTCAACTGACTGAGTTGGGTTATGTACAGCGTTATTTCATTTACGGCATTGGACTGGGTTTATTCCAATCACCGAATAATAGTGCTGTTATGGGAGCAGCGTCTCGGGAGCGTCTCGGTATTGCTTCTGGGCTATTATCTTTGTCGCGAACCTCAGGGAATACCGTAGGAGTTTCTCTGATTGGGGCAGTCTTTGGAGGGTTAATCGCCAGTGTAGCCGCAGGTGCAGATGTATCGGTTGCCCCTCCTGTTGCGATCGTTACTGGGTTTCAAGGAACCTTTCGCTTCGCAGCCCTGATACTATGTATTGCTGCTATTGCATCTGTTTTGAGGTTTGAGAAGCGGAAACTTTAA
- a CDS encoding aliphatic sulfonate ABC transporter substrate-binding protein, whose amino-acid sequence MVAIFKKHSFLMFLATGVFTLSTNLVGCSQQTTEKTAVASNNIKTKVLKMGYQSAGDIVKVKGVLEKRLNPLGISVEWSKFAAGPQLLEAMNVGSVDFGSVGETPPIFAQASGVPFVYVASTKPGTGEGTAVVVEKDSPIKTVADLKGKELAFQRATAQQYFVVKVLEEAGLKLSDVKHINLTPLETRAAFERKSVEAAVIGDPHLAVFQKTARVRILRNGKNITTQGGYWLGSRNFVKKHPELVKVILEEINNIGKWAESNPREVAELISPEAKIDVPTLELVAKRRRYTLRPLGEEVLSGQQKIADLFYQQKFITKNINVKDATLSAEQYAAFTPIDVKP is encoded by the coding sequence ATGGTAGCAATATTTAAAAAACACAGCTTTCTAATGTTTTTAGCGACGGGAGTATTTACCCTGTCTACAAACCTAGTTGGTTGTAGCCAACAAACTACAGAGAAAACCGCTGTTGCCTCTAATAATATCAAGACTAAAGTATTAAAAATGGGCTATCAGTCGGCTGGAGATATAGTCAAGGTTAAAGGAGTTCTAGAAAAGCGTTTAAACCCACTTGGTATTTCTGTAGAGTGGTCGAAATTTGCCGCCGGTCCGCAACTTCTAGAAGCAATGAATGTAGGAAGTGTGGATTTCGGTTCTGTTGGTGAAACTCCACCTATCTTTGCTCAAGCCTCTGGTGTTCCTTTCGTCTATGTTGCTAGTACTAAACCTGGTACTGGTGAAGGAACTGCTGTTGTAGTGGAGAAAGACTCTCCTATCAAGACTGTAGCTGACTTAAAAGGTAAGGAACTAGCTTTTCAAAGAGCCACAGCACAACAATACTTCGTTGTCAAGGTTTTAGAAGAAGCCGGACTAAAACTTAGTGATGTTAAACACATTAACCTTACACCATTAGAAACTCGTGCAGCATTTGAACGTAAGAGTGTTGAAGCGGCAGTGATTGGCGATCCCCATTTGGCTGTATTTCAAAAAACTGCTAGAGTTCGTATTCTCCGCAATGGTAAAAATATTACTACTCAAGGAGGCTACTGGTTAGGTTCACGTAACTTTGTTAAAAAGCACCCTGAGCTAGTCAAAGTTATTTTGGAAGAGATTAACAATATCGGTAAATGGGCTGAAAGCAACCCGCGAGAGGTTGCCGAACTAATTTCACCTGAAGCAAAAATTGATGTTCCTACATTGGAATTAGTTGCAAAGCGGCGACGTTACACTCTCAGACCCCTGGGTGAAGAAGTTTTATCAGGACAGCAGAAGATTGCTGACTTGTTCTATCAGCAAAAATTTATCACAAAGAACATCAACGTTAAGGATGCGACTCTCTCGGCTGAACAGTATGCTGCTTTTACTCCAATAGATGTTAAGCCTTAA
- a CDS encoding LLM class flavin-dependent oxidoreductase, with amino-acid sequence MSQPRYGIWAPVGGNFGPLNTPDEPIDASYERTRSLVLEAERLGYVTTLVAQHLANPRSLELDQLETWTACAALAEATESIEIIAAIKPLLFHPAVLAKMSLGIDAISRGRFAINLVSAWFRPEMERTNIPFPPHDERYRYSGEWLQVVVALWSGEKVNFEGEYFKIQDLNLRPFCVAQPYSRIYLGGASDSAQILAAQQADVYFINGQPIEDVRKVIKQVFSRPRFLPQPIRFDLSAFVIARPTDEEAQAELEQLMALQKLEEQYKLNVVKGVDPEAVMFQLFAKNPAVGGNGGTAAGLVGSYDTVATRVAAFVDAGIDTFMLQFNPFVREMTRFAQEVMPRVRRLQKVV; translated from the coding sequence ATGTCACAACCACGCTACGGTATTTGGGCACCTGTGGGCGGTAACTTCGGTCCTCTCAATACGCCAGATGAACCGATTGATGCTAGTTATGAACGCACGCGATCGCTAGTATTAGAAGCAGAACGTTTAGGATATGTCACAACCTTAGTAGCACAGCACCTTGCTAACCCCCGCAGTCTAGAGTTAGATCAGTTAGAAACTTGGACAGCTTGTGCAGCGTTGGCTGAAGCTACAGAAAGCATAGAGATTATCGCTGCAATTAAACCTTTATTATTTCATCCAGCCGTCCTAGCCAAGATGTCCTTAGGAATTGATGCTATCAGTCGCGGACGTTTTGCCATAAACCTAGTTAGTGCTTGGTTTCGCCCAGAAATGGAGCGTACCAATATTCCCTTTCCACCCCATGATGAACGTTATCGCTACTCTGGTGAATGGTTGCAGGTTGTAGTAGCTCTGTGGAGTGGTGAGAAAGTAAACTTCGAGGGAGAATATTTCAAAATTCAAGATTTGAACCTTCGACCCTTTTGTGTTGCTCAACCCTATTCTCGTATTTATCTAGGAGGAGCATCAGACTCAGCGCAAATTTTAGCAGCCCAACAAGCCGATGTTTATTTCATCAATGGTCAGCCAATTGAAGATGTCCGCAAAGTAATTAAACAAGTTTTCAGCCGACCCCGCTTCCTACCTCAACCAATCCGCTTTGATCTGTCAGCCTTTGTCATTGCCCGTCCCACAGACGAAGAAGCACAAGCAGAACTAGAACAACTCATGGCACTGCAAAAGCTCGAAGAACAGTATAAATTAAATGTTGTTAAAGGAGTTGACCCAGAAGCCGTCATGTTCCAACTCTTCGCCAAAAATCCAGCTGTTGGCGGCAATGGTGGCACAGCCGCAGGATTGGTTGGTAGCTATGATACAGTAGCCACTCGCGTTGCAGCTTTCGTTGATGCAGGTATCGATACATTCATGCTGCAATTTAATCCCTTTGTAAGAGAGATGACACGTTTTGCCCAAGAAGTTATGCCTCGTGTACGACGCTTGCAAAAAGTTGTTTAG
- a CDS encoding IS630 family transposase (programmed frameshift), whose product MPKPYSYDFRQKVIQAIELDGLKKSEASFVFNISRNTIDLWLKRQAETGDFQALPNQPPGNNHKITDWEKFREFASSHGDKTQVEMASLWEGEISDRTISRALKKIGFTRKKTYGYRERDEAKRQTFIDQLSTLPSEKIVYLDESGMDSRDEYDYGWNEKGERFHALKSGRRSGRVNMIAALCNQNLIAPFTVEGACNRTIFETWLEACLLPILEPGQVLVMDNATFHKGGRIQQLIQDAGCKLLYLPPYSPDLNKIEKCWSWLKSRIRKKLEQFDCLRDAIEDVLHFTS is encoded by the exons ATGCCTAAACCTTACAGTTACGACTTTCGTCAAAAGGTCATCCAAGCTATCGAACTTGATGGTTTGAAGAAAAGCGAAGCAAGTTTTGTGTTCAATATCAGTCGCAACACGATAGACTTATGGCTGAAGCGACAAGCCGAAACTGGGGACTTCCAAGCCTTGCCCAATCAGCCTCCCGGTAATAATCATAAAATCACCGACTGGGAAAAATTCCGTGAGTTCGCTTCATCTCATGGGGATAAAACCCAAGTTGAGATGGCCTCACTTTGGGAGGGAGAAATTAGCGATCGCACCATCTCACGGGCTTTGAAGAAAATTGGTTTTACTCGA AAAAAGACCTATGGCTACCGTGAGCGCGATGAAGCCAAACGACAAACGTTCATAGATCAGTTATCTACACTACCCTCGGAGAAAATCGTGTACCTAGATGAGTCTGGCATGGATAGTCGAGACGAGTATGATTATGGTTGGAATGAAAAAGGGGAACGCTTCCATGCACTTAAGTCAGGCCGACGCTCTGGACGGGTTAACATGATTGCCGCGCTGTGTAACCAAAACCTAATAGCTCCCTTCACTGTTGAGGGTGCGTGTAATCGAACAATTTTTGAAACTTGGCTGGAAGCTTGTTTGCTTCCAATACTCGAACCGGGACAGGTTTTGGTGATGGATAATGCCACATTCCATAAAGGTGGGCGCATTCAACAATTGATCCAGGATGCAGGGTGTAAACTGCTGTACCTACCGCCTTATTCTCCAGACCTTAATAAGATTGAAAAATGCTGGTCTTGGTTAAAAAGTCGAATCCGCAAAAAACTGGAGCAGTTTGATTGTTTACGAGATGCCATTGAGGATGTCTTGCATTTTACGTCCTAA
- a CDS encoding transposase, producing MKIPKTFKLKRYQRHHRTVKGIQLITLYYTDVSGKSVPVNYRIYNKQDGKTKNDYLREMITEVLEWGLEPKIVTTDAWYSSQKNLKFLKNQELGFLTGIAKNRSCSVDGKNFIQVQNLEIPETGLIVYLKKFGQVKVFRRDFKNEAHRYYIMYVPDLDALFSISMAEFKELHSIHWGIECYHRAIKQVCGIERFMVRTSAAIRTHFFSAIRAFTQLELMRIEELIENWYEVQRNLSLHVARDFILEHLKQQVGLNAHSQFSVNA from the coding sequence TTGAAAATCCCAAAAACATTCAAATTAAAGAGATACCAGCGGCATCATCGTACAGTCAAAGGAATTCAGCTAATTACCTTGTATTACACCGATGTGTCGGGTAAGTCTGTACCAGTAAATTATCGCATTTATAACAAACAAGATGGTAAAACAAAAAATGACTACTTACGAGAAATGATTACTGAGGTTTTGGAGTGGGGATTGGAGCCAAAGATAGTGACTACTGATGCTTGGTATTCCAGTCAGAAAAACTTGAAGTTCCTAAAAAACCAGGAATTAGGGTTTTTAACTGGGATAGCTAAAAATCGTTCCTGTTCAGTCGATGGTAAAAATTTTATCCAAGTCCAAAATCTAGAAATTCCCGAAACTGGTTTAATAGTGTATCTGAAAAAGTTTGGGCAAGTGAAAGTATTTCGGAGAGATTTCAAAAACGAAGCTCACAGATATTACATCATGTATGTACCTGACCTCGATGCACTTTTTTCAATATCTATGGCAGAGTTTAAAGAATTACATTCAATTCATTGGGGAATTGAATGCTACCATCGAGCTATTAAACAAGTGTGTGGAATTGAGCGATTTATGGTGAGGACATCTGCGGCAATTAGAACTCACTTTTTTAGTGCTATCCGCGCCTTTACCCAATTAGAATTAATGAGAATAGAAGAGTTAATTGAAAACTGGTACGAAGTCCAGAGAAATTTGTCTCTTCACGTAGCTCGTGACTTCATTCTAGAACACCTTAAACAACAGGTAGGCTTGAATGCACATAGTCAATTTTCTGTCAATGCGTAA
- a CDS encoding carboxymuconolactone decarboxylase family protein — protein MTNLIEYENSTDEVRAIYDDIRATRSSDYINNFWKALANHPPTLRRTWETLKEVMAGSGEIDPLVRELIYIAVSVTNGCEYCIASHTTAARAKGMSDDVFAELMAIVATANMTNRLANGYQIPVDDKFKT, from the coding sequence ATGACCAATCTGATAGAATACGAAAACAGTACCGATGAAGTGCGTGCAATTTATGATGATATCCGTGCCACGCGCTCCTCTGACTATATCAACAACTTTTGGAAAGCCTTAGCCAATCATCCTCCCACCCTACGGCGAACTTGGGAAACGCTAAAGGAAGTCATGGCAGGTTCTGGAGAAATAGATCCATTGGTGCGGGAGTTAATTTATATTGCGGTGAGCGTCACGAATGGTTGTGAATACTGCATTGCCTCACACACGACTGCGGCACGCGCTAAAGGAATGAGTGATGATGTGTTCGCTGAATTGATGGCGATCGTTGCTACCGCAAACATGACTAATCGTCTCGCCAACGGTTATCAAATTCCAGTTGACGACAAATTTAAGACATAG
- a CDS encoding LysE family translocator: protein MLGTHNLLAFLLSSFLLWITPGTDTMYILARSISQGRQAGLVSALGIGSGGLVHTIFAAFGLSAILTTSAWAFTTIKFAGAAYLSYLGVQAWLRKSKPLSTPEINSMSNWQIYRQAIITNVLNPKVAIFFLAFLPQFVNPTAGLGVLPFLLLGFLFVTGGTVWCSIVAGFAAAATNTLRENEKVLGWLERITACVYIALGLNLIT, encoded by the coding sequence ATGCTCGGAACTCATAATCTGTTAGCTTTCCTGTTATCCAGCTTCTTACTCTGGATTACCCCTGGTACAGATACAATGTATATCCTTGCTCGAAGTATTTCACAAGGTCGTCAAGCAGGGCTAGTATCAGCACTGGGGATTGGTAGCGGAGGCTTGGTTCACACTATATTTGCTGCGTTTGGGCTATCTGCAATTCTAACAACTTCAGCTTGGGCATTTACGACTATCAAGTTTGCTGGAGCCGCATATTTGAGCTATTTAGGTGTTCAGGCTTGGTTGAGAAAGTCTAAACCTCTGTCCACACCAGAAATCAACTCAATGAGTAATTGGCAAATTTATCGTCAGGCAATTATAACCAATGTTCTTAATCCTAAAGTTGCGATCTTCTTTCTCGCGTTCCTCCCCCAGTTTGTTAATCCAACAGCAGGTCTTGGTGTATTACCATTTTTATTACTAGGTTTTTTGTTTGTTACTGGTGGTACAGTCTGGTGTTCGATCGTTGCTGGATTCGCGGCAGCAGCAACGAACACTTTAAGGGAAAATGAAAAAGTTTTAGGTTGGTTAGAGCGGATTACAGCGTGTGTGTATATTGCGTTAGGGTTGAATCTAATAACCTAA